In a genomic window of Rhodovulum sp. P5:
- a CDS encoding carboxymuconolactone decarboxylase family protein — translation MSEISDFAPISDAGWPEAVEDLRTGFAGGLNVYRTMAHHPALLRAWAPLREHVVNRSALGKERLEVVILRTGFRLGSDYEWAQHVVRARACGLDDARIRAVKGPLKDMNAGDRLLAGAVDELFADKALSATTQTDLVAGFGKAGMLDLIATVGFYSTLGYMLNSCGTPLDDDIAAELAAHPLPG, via the coding sequence ATGTCAGAGATTTCCGATTTCGCCCCGATCAGCGACGCTGGCTGGCCCGAAGCGGTGGAGGACCTGCGCACGGGTTTTGCCGGCGGGCTGAACGTCTATCGCACGATGGCGCATCACCCCGCGCTTCTGCGCGCCTGGGCGCCTTTGCGCGAGCATGTCGTGAACCGCTCGGCCCTGGGCAAGGAACGGCTTGAAGTCGTCATCCTGCGCACCGGTTTCCGGCTGGGGTCCGATTATGAATGGGCGCAGCATGTGGTTCGGGCGCGGGCCTGCGGGTTGGACGATGCGCGCATCCGGGCGGTCAAAGGCCCGCTTAAGGACATGAACGCAGGCGACCGCCTGCTTGCCGGCGCCGTGGACGAGTTGTTCGCAGACAAGGCACTCAGCGCAACGACGCAAACCGATCTTGTCGCGGGCTTCGGCAAGGCCGGCATGCTCGACCTGATCGCGACCGTGGGGTTCTACAGCACGCTTGGCTACATGCTGAACAGCTGCGGCACACCGCTGGACGATGACATCGCCGCCGAACTGGCCGCACACCCCCTGCCCGGCTGA
- a CDS encoding mechanosensitive ion channel family protein — MESYQRLIDVISLENLHMRAEHWALTRLLVRETLLQVAVLVAVMALCLLVARMARPRVRRLVGWKGLRRRSRRNLRGALVELAAPILGLPIIGALAFGARLSGLPNGLMIVALQLLLAWIVIRLLSQVIGTAFWSRLAFAVAYFIAAASILGFLESLIVGLDRLDVTFASIHLSALDLLRGMVQLAVLVWAALVIAQLGENYVQGARGMAPSLRVLTGKLLRLGLVATALLIALTNIGIDITAFALVTGALGVALGFGMQKTVSNLISGLLLLIDRSIKPGDVLELTDPGNRNVQLFGWVTALNARYVSLTTRDGTEWLVPNEELISQRIVNWSYNHQRLRLLTPIAISFDCDVRLAMEIAVKAARKTPRVLQDPAPVCRLMSFGDSCVNLELRFWIEDPTNGIINVRSDVLVSVWDEFRANGIRTRLGHRDLFIKGDSELTVRMVPASDGQST, encoded by the coding sequence ATGGAAAGCTATCAGCGACTGATCGACGTCATTTCTCTGGAAAACCTGCATATGCGGGCAGAGCATTGGGCTCTGACGCGGTTGCTGGTCCGGGAAACGCTGCTCCAAGTCGCGGTTCTGGTCGCGGTCATGGCGCTTTGCCTTCTGGTCGCACGCATGGCGCGCCCGCGTGTCCGGCGGCTTGTCGGTTGGAAGGGGCTGCGGCGCCGGTCGCGGCGAAACCTGCGCGGCGCCCTCGTGGAACTCGCCGCCCCGATCCTTGGTCTGCCGATCATCGGCGCGCTGGCCTTCGGGGCCCGCCTGTCCGGTCTGCCAAACGGTCTGATGATCGTCGCGCTTCAACTGCTGCTGGCATGGATTGTCATCCGGCTGCTGTCGCAGGTCATTGGCACCGCATTCTGGTCCCGCTTGGCCTTTGCCGTGGCCTATTTCATTGCCGCGGCCAGCATTCTCGGCTTTCTCGAATCGCTGATCGTTGGGCTTGACCGGCTGGACGTCACCTTTGCATCGATCCACCTGTCCGCACTCGACCTTCTGCGCGGGATGGTGCAACTCGCTGTCCTGGTCTGGGCGGCCCTTGTGATCGCCCAACTGGGCGAGAACTATGTCCAAGGCGCACGCGGCATGGCGCCGTCCCTGCGGGTTCTGACCGGAAAGCTGCTGCGGCTCGGGCTGGTTGCCACCGCGTTGCTCATCGCCCTTACGAATATCGGCATCGACATCACCGCCTTCGCACTGGTCACCGGCGCCCTCGGGGTCGCCCTCGGCTTCGGCATGCAGAAGACGGTGTCCAACCTCATCAGCGGGCTGCTCCTGCTGATCGATCGGTCGATCAAACCCGGGGACGTCCTTGAACTGACCGATCCCGGCAACCGCAACGTCCAACTCTTCGGCTGGGTGACGGCGCTGAACGCACGCTACGTGTCTCTGACCACGCGCGATGGGACCGAATGGCTCGTCCCGAACGAAGAGCTTATCTCGCAACGGATCGTCAACTGGTCCTACAATCACCAACGATTGCGCTTGCTGACACCGATTGCGATCTCGTTCGACTGCGATGTTCGCCTGGCCATGGAGATCGCGGTGAAAGCGGCCCGCAAGACGCCCCGCGTCCTGCAAGACCCCGCGCCGGTCTGCCGTTTGATGAGCTTCGGTGACAGCTGTGTGAACCTGGAACTGCGGTTCTGGATCGAAGATCCCACGAACGGGATCATCAATGTGCGAAGCGATGTGCTGGTGTCGGTGTGGGACGAGTTCCGGGCAAACGGCATCCGGACCCGCCTTGGGCATCGCGATCTTTTCATCAAGGGCGACTCGGAACTCACGGTCCGCATGGTCCCCGCGTCGGACGGCCAATCCACCTAG
- the murA gene encoding UDP-N-acetylglucosamine 1-carboxyvinyltransferase has protein sequence MDKIVIRGGVPLKGDIPIAGAKNACLALMPATLLTDAPLTLMNAPRLSDIRTMTTLLQSLGAEVSTLHRGKVLALSSHDLTSERAEYDIVRKMRASILVLGPLLARTGRAEVSLPGGCAIGARPVDLHLKALEAMGAELDLRDGYVHAKAPGGLKGAVVEFPHVSVGATENALMAATLAKGTTVLKRAAREPEIVDLARCLRAMGAQVEGEGTDTITVQGVSALGGATHRVVTDRIELGTYMLAPAITGGDVTCLGGRLDLVPAFAEKLDAAGVSVEETDRGVRVSRKNGGIGAVDVATEPFPGFPTDLQAQMMALLCTADGVSHLEETIFENRFMHAPELIRMGARIDVAGGTATVTGVERLKGAPVMATDLRASVSLILAGLAAEGETVVSRVYHLDRGYEKVESKLGACGARIERVDDE, from the coding sequence ATGGACAAGATCGTGATCCGCGGCGGTGTGCCGCTCAAGGGAGACATCCCTATAGCCGGGGCCAAGAATGCCTGCCTCGCCCTGATGCCGGCGACGTTGCTGACAGATGCGCCGCTGACGCTGATGAATGCGCCGCGACTGTCGGACATCCGGACGATGACGACGCTTCTTCAATCGCTTGGCGCGGAAGTGTCGACCCTGCATCGGGGCAAGGTGCTTGCCCTTTCCTCCCATGACCTGACGAGCGAGCGCGCCGAATATGACATCGTGCGCAAGATGCGCGCCTCGATCCTTGTGCTCGGGCCGCTGCTGGCCCGGACCGGGCGGGCGGAGGTCTCGCTTCCCGGCGGATGTGCCATCGGGGCGCGGCCGGTCGATCTGCATCTCAAGGCGCTGGAGGCGATGGGCGCGGAACTGGACCTGCGCGATGGCTATGTCCATGCAAAGGCGCCGGGCGGCCTGAAAGGGGCCGTGGTCGAGTTTCCCCATGTCTCGGTCGGGGCGACTGAAAATGCGCTGATGGCGGCCACGCTGGCCAAGGGCACCACGGTGCTGAAACGTGCGGCGCGAGAGCCGGAGATCGTGGACCTTGCCCGCTGCCTGCGCGCCATGGGCGCCCAGGTCGAAGGCGAAGGCACCGACACGATCACCGTTCAGGGCGTCAGCGCGCTGGGCGGGGCAACGCATCGCGTCGTCACGGACCGGATCGAGCTTGGCACCTATATGCTGGCCCCTGCTATCACGGGCGGCGACGTGACCTGCCTTGGTGGGCGGCTGGACCTTGTCCCCGCCTTCGCCGAGAAACTCGACGCGGCCGGTGTCTCGGTTGAAGAGACCGACAGGGGTGTCCGCGTGTCCCGCAAGAATGGCGGGATCGGCGCGGTCGATGTTGCGACCGAACCCTTCCCCGGCTTTCCAACCGACCTGCAGGCGCAGATGATGGCCCTATTGTGCACGGCAGACGGGGTCAGCCATCTGGAGGAAACGATCTTCGAAAACCGGTTCATGCACGCGCCCGAACTGATCCGGATGGGTGCTCGGATCGACGTGGCGGGCGGCACCGCGACGGTGACAGGTGTCGAACGCTTGAAAGGCGCGCCGGTCATGGCGACGGATCTGCGTGCCAGCGTTTCGCTGATTCTGGCGGGTCTGGCGGCAGAGGGCGAAACGGTTGTCAGCCGTGTCTATCACCTCGACCGCGGCTACGAGAAGGTGGAGAGCAAGCTTGGCGCCTGCGGGGCGCGGATCGAACGGGTCGACGACGAATGA
- a CDS encoding TAXI family TRAP transporter solute-binding subunit, whose translation MLLANALRKTVFTRALLVLALSFYALSAQGAGNVPPRLVTLFTGDRSGVYYYAGGTICALVNARRWTSGVRCLTQASGGSIENLQALRRGDAGFAIVQSDWQFHAVNGTDVFEGRGPDRSLRSVMSLYPEPFSILARGTSGIARLSDIVGKRVSIGPLGSGGRATMEMVMAEMGWGAADFAHIADLRATELAKALCDGDIDAAVLVIAHPNLAVEDILSSCDIILVPVDREISDRLVAEHPFFFRYAIPGGTYPGQTSSVDTFALAATLVTTSRTPPAAVRTVAEALVDGLAEFRARHPSFAEFDTGQMLHDGLTAPLHGAARRFYEEAGLRP comes from the coding sequence ATGTTGCTCGCCAATGCCTTGCGAAAGACGGTTTTCACCCGCGCGCTTCTGGTTCTTGCCCTGTCATTCTATGCGCTGTCGGCCCAAGGGGCGGGCAATGTGCCGCCCCGGCTTGTCACACTGTTCACCGGTGACCGCAGCGGGGTCTATTACTACGCGGGCGGCACGATCTGCGCGCTGGTGAACGCCCGCCGCTGGACGTCGGGGGTGCGCTGCCTGACCCAGGCAAGCGGCGGTTCGATCGAGAACCTTCAGGCGCTGCGGCGGGGCGATGCAGGGTTTGCCATCGTCCAGTCGGATTGGCAGTTCCACGCCGTGAACGGAACGGATGTGTTCGAAGGGCGCGGTCCCGACCGGTCCCTGCGCTCTGTCATGTCACTGTACCCAGAGCCGTTCTCGATCCTTGCCCGCGGCACGAGCGGGATCGCACGTCTGTCCGACATTGTTGGCAAGCGGGTGAGCATCGGTCCCTTGGGGTCAGGTGGGCGTGCCACGATGGAAATGGTAATGGCGGAAATGGGGTGGGGCGCTGCCGACTTCGCCCATATCGCCGACCTGAGGGCGACGGAGCTGGCCAAGGCGTTGTGTGACGGGGATATCGACGCGGCGGTGTTGGTGATTGCCCATCCCAATCTCGCGGTAGAAGATATCCTGTCGTCCTGCGACATCATCCTTGTTCCGGTGGACCGGGAGATTTCAGACCGGCTTGTCGCGGAGCACCCGTTTTTCTTCCGCTATGCAATTCCCGGCGGGACCTATCCGGGCCAAACCTCAAGTGTCGATACGTTTGCGCTGGCCGCGACGCTCGTGACAACGTCACGAACCCCGCCGGCGGCCGTGCGGACCGTGGCCGAGGCATTGGTGGACGGATTGGCGGAGTTTCGGGCCCGCCACCCGTCTTTCGCGGAATTCGACACCGGACAGATGTTGCACGACGGGCTGACTGCCCCGCTTCATGGGGCAGCCCGCCGGTTCTATGAAGAGGCCGGGCTGCGACCGTAG
- the hisD gene encoding histidinol dehydrogenase: MPVFLDTSAPGFEDDFAALLSAKREDSPDVDDTVAAIIADVRARGDAAVIELTDRFDRLSLTPETLAFSAEEIEAACATVPDDERAALELAAERIRAYHVRQKPDDATWTDPEGATLGWRWTPVSAAGLYVPGGLASYPSSVLMNAIPAQVAGVERLVICAPTPEGKANPLVLLAAKLSGVDTVYRIGGAQAIAALAYGTDTIQPVDKITGPGNAYVAAAKRRVFGKVGIDMIAGPSEILVIADKDNDPDWVAIDLLSQAEHDESAQSILITDDAEFGRAVAAAVDRHLETLERRAIAGASWRDFGAVITVRNLDEAAELSNRVAPEHLELCVADPDALSEKITHAGAIFLGQWTPEAIGDYIGGPNHVLPTARSARFSSGLSVHDFIKRTTLAKMTPAALKAIGPAAETLAISESLEAHGLSIRARLNRLNEAET, encoded by the coding sequence ATGCCCGTATTTCTCGATACAAGTGCGCCGGGGTTCGAGGACGATTTCGCGGCGCTTCTGAGCGCCAAGCGTGAGGACAGCCCGGACGTGGACGACACCGTCGCCGCGATCATTGCCGATGTCCGCGCGCGCGGCGACGCGGCCGTGATCGAACTGACCGACCGCTTTGACCGGCTGAGTCTGACCCCTGAGACGCTGGCCTTTTCGGCCGAGGAGATCGAGGCCGCCTGTGCCACGGTTCCCGATGACGAACGCGCGGCCCTTGAACTCGCCGCAGAGCGGATCCGGGCCTATCACGTCCGCCAAAAACCCGACGATGCCACATGGACGGACCCCGAAGGCGCGACGCTGGGCTGGCGCTGGACGCCAGTGTCGGCGGCGGGGCTTTACGTGCCCGGGGGGCTGGCCTCCTACCCGTCTTCGGTCCTGATGAACGCGATCCCGGCACAGGTCGCGGGGGTGGAGCGGCTGGTGATCTGCGCGCCCACGCCCGAGGGCAAGGCAAATCCGCTGGTGCTTCTGGCCGCGAAACTGTCGGGGGTGGACACCGTCTATCGTATCGGTGGGGCCCAGGCGATTGCAGCGCTCGCCTATGGCACCGACACGATTCAGCCCGTCGACAAGATCACCGGGCCGGGCAATGCCTATGTCGCCGCGGCGAAACGGCGGGTGTTCGGCAAGGTGGGGATCGACATGATCGCCGGTCCATCCGAAATCCTCGTGATCGCTGACAAAGACAACGACCCCGACTGGGTGGCCATCGATCTTTTGTCCCAGGCCGAGCACGATGAAAGCGCGCAATCGATCCTGATCACCGATGACGCGGAGTTTGGCCGGGCCGTCGCCGCCGCGGTCGATCGGCATCTTGAAACCCTGGAACGCCGCGCCATCGCCGGGGCAAGCTGGCGCGATTTCGGCGCCGTCATCACGGTGCGAAATCTCGACGAGGCAGCCGAGCTTTCCAATCGCGTCGCGCCCGAACACCTGGAGCTTTGCGTTGCCGACCCAGATGCACTGTCGGAAAAGATCACCCATGCCGGCGCAATCTTCCTGGGCCAATGGACACCGGAGGCCATCGGCGACTATATCGGCGGGCCGAACCACGTTCTGCCGACCGCGCGGTCGGCCCGGTTCTCCTCGGGCCTAAGCGTGCATGACTTCATCAAGCGCACGACGCTGGCAAAGATGACGCCCGCCGCGCTGAAGGCCATCGGACCCGCCGCCGAAACGCTGGCGATCTCGGAAAGCCTGGAGGCACACGGGCTGTCGATCCGCGCGCGGCTGAACCGGTTGAACGAGGCAGAGACATGA
- a CDS encoding DUF2948 family protein: protein MTQDASFQDGAEEPLRLVALDADDLQVISALAQDAVLPVTEMTWDRRSRRFSMLLNRFRWEDRTAAERRGRPVERVRSVLSVSGVDHVASQGFDRRDDDLVLSLLSVTFEAGEDGAGRVALTLAGDGAIAVDVECLEVTLTDVTRPYAAPSGKTPEHR from the coding sequence ATGACGCAGGATGCGAGCTTTCAGGACGGAGCCGAGGAGCCGCTGCGGCTGGTGGCGCTCGACGCCGATGACCTTCAGGTGATCTCGGCCCTTGCGCAGGATGCCGTCCTGCCGGTGACCGAAATGACTTGGGACCGGCGTTCACGGCGGTTTTCGATGCTGTTGAACCGGTTCCGCTGGGAAGATCGGACGGCGGCGGAACGGCGCGGGCGACCGGTGGAACGGGTCCGGTCGGTGCTGAGCGTGAGTGGCGTCGACCATGTGGCCAGCCAGGGGTTCGACCGCCGCGATGACGACCTTGTCCTGTCGCTTCTCTCGGTCACGTTCGAGGCCGGCGAAGACGGCGCCGGGCGTGTCGCGCTGACACTCGCCGGGGACGGGGCCATCGCGGTCGATGTCGAATGCCTTGAGGTGACCCTGACCGACGTCACCCGCCCCTATGCGGCGCCGTCAGGCAAGACACCGGAGCATCGCTGA
- a CDS encoding NAD-dependent succinate-semialdehyde dehydrogenase has translation MLDDQTNLSNLLNDPDLLATKAYLAGEWSDADDGATFAVTNPARGDGIAHVADLTRAETARAIDAAYAAQKDWATWTGKERAAVLRKWYDLMVAHADDLATILTAEQGKPHAEARGEILYGASFIEWFAEEAKRVYGETVPGHQRDKRITVIKQPIGVAASITPWNFPNAMITRKAGPALAAGCAFVARPAAETPLSALALGVLADRAGIPKGVLSIIPSSRSSDIGKEFCENPKVRKLTFTGSTEVGRILLKQAADQVMKCSMELGGNAPFIVFDDADLDAAVEGAMISKYRNNGQTCVCANRIYVQAGVYDAFAEKLAAAVAKMPVGDGLSGDAQLGPLINDAAVEKVEEHIADAVSKGGSVMTGGKRHALGGTFFEPTIVTGATREMAFAKEETFGPLAPLFRFETVDEVIELANDTIFGLAAYFYARDLSRVTKVQEALEYGMVGVNTGLISTEVAPFGGVKQSGLGREGSHHGMDEFLEMKYICTAV, from the coding sequence ATGCTGGACGACCAGACCAACCTGTCCAATTTGCTGAACGATCCCGATCTGCTGGCGACGAAGGCATATCTGGCCGGCGAGTGGAGCGATGCAGACGATGGGGCGACCTTCGCCGTCACCAACCCCGCCCGCGGCGACGGGATTGCCCATGTTGCCGATCTGACCCGGGCAGAGACCGCCCGCGCCATCGATGCCGCCTACGCCGCGCAGAAAGACTGGGCCACCTGGACCGGCAAGGAACGCGCGGCCGTCCTGCGCAAATGGTACGACCTGATGGTCGCCCATGCCGATGACCTTGCCACGATCCTGACCGCCGAGCAGGGCAAGCCCCATGCCGAGGCGCGTGGAGAGATCCTTTACGGGGCCTCCTTCATCGAATGGTTCGCGGAGGAGGCCAAGCGGGTCTATGGCGAAACCGTCCCCGGCCACCAGCGCGACAAGCGCATCACCGTGATCAAGCAGCCGATCGGCGTGGCCGCCTCGATCACGCCGTGGAACTTCCCCAACGCGATGATCACCCGCAAGGCCGGGCCGGCACTGGCCGCCGGCTGCGCCTTTGTTGCGCGGCCCGCCGCCGAAACACCGCTTTCGGCGCTTGCGCTTGGGGTTCTGGCGGATCGCGCCGGAATTCCCAAGGGTGTTTTGTCGATCATCCCGTCCTCGCGTTCCTCCGATATCGGCAAGGAGTTCTGCGAGAACCCCAAGGTCCGCAAGCTGACCTTTACCGGCTCGACCGAGGTGGGTCGTATCCTGCTGAAACAGGCGGCCGACCAGGTCATGAAATGCTCGATGGAACTGGGCGGCAACGCGCCCTTCATCGTCTTCGATGACGCCGATCTGGACGCGGCGGTCGAGGGGGCGATGATCTCCAAGTACCGCAACAACGGGCAGACCTGTGTCTGCGCCAACAGGATTTATGTGCAGGCCGGGGTCTATGACGCCTTCGCCGAGAAACTTGCCGCCGCGGTCGCGAAAATGCCGGTGGGTGATGGGCTGTCGGGCGACGCCCAGCTTGGGCCGTTGATCAACGACGCCGCGGTGGAGAAGGTGGAAGAACACATCGCCGACGCAGTGTCGAAGGGCGGGTCGGTCATGACCGGCGGCAAGCGGCATGCCCTTGGCGGCACCTTCTTCGAACCCACCATCGTCACCGGCGCCACGCGCGAGATGGCGTTTGCCAAAGAGGAAACCTTCGGCCCCCTTGCGCCGCTTTTCCGGTTCGAGACCGTGGACGAGGTGATCGAGTTGGCCAACGACACGATCTTCGGGCTGGCGGCCTATTTCTACGCGCGCGATCTGTCCCGCGTGACGAAAGTGCAGGAGGCGCTGGAATACGGCATGGTCGGCGTAAACACCGGCCTGATCTCGACCGAGGTCGCCCCCTTCGGCGGGGTCAAGCAGTCCGGTCTCGGCCGGGAGGGAAGCCACCACGGCATGGATGAGTTCCTGGAGATGAAATACATCTGCACCGCGGTGTAA
- a CDS encoding aspartate aminotransferase family protein produces MSHIFPRHTRQLPPVAVSGDGCYLIDASGKRYLDASGGAAVSCLGHSDQAVIDAIKTQLDTLAFAHTGFFTSEPAEKLADLLIANAPAGIDRVYLVSGGSEATEAAIKLARQYWVEKGEPKRGRLIARKQSYHGNTIGALSAGGNEWRRAQFGPLLLDVSHIDPCYAYRYRRDDESAEDYGKRAAQALEDEILRVGPETVMAFMAEPVVGATAGALAPAPGYFKRIREICDKYGVLLILDEVMCGMGRTGTLFACEQDGVSPDIVCIAKGLGAGYQPIGAMLCSAEIYSAIEQGSGFFQHGHTYIGHPTAAAGGLAVVSAILERGLVPRVQAQGEKLATKLAERFEQHPHVGDLRGRGLFRGIELVEDRATKAPFDPSRGVAGKIKKAAFEEGLICYPMSGTIDGRQGDHILLAPPFIVEDDQLDELIDKLSRAIAAVI; encoded by the coding sequence ATGTCGCATATCTTTCCCAGGCACACCCGCCAATTGCCACCCGTCGCCGTGTCGGGCGATGGCTGTTATCTGATCGACGCCTCGGGCAAGCGATATCTCGACGCGTCCGGCGGCGCCGCGGTGTCCTGCCTCGGCCATTCCGATCAGGCGGTGATCGACGCGATCAAGACGCAACTCGACACGCTGGCCTTCGCCCATACCGGGTTCTTCACCTCCGAACCCGCGGAAAAACTCGCCGATCTGCTGATCGCCAATGCACCGGCCGGGATCGACCGCGTCTATCTCGTCTCTGGCGGGTCGGAGGCGACGGAGGCCGCGATCAAGCTGGCCCGGCAATACTGGGTCGAGAAGGGGGAGCCCAAGCGCGGCCGCCTGATCGCCCGCAAGCAAAGCTATCATGGCAACACCATCGGCGCGCTCAGCGCGGGCGGCAACGAGTGGCGCCGCGCGCAGTTCGGCCCGCTTCTTCTGGATGTCAGCCATATCGACCCCTGCTATGCCTACCGCTATCGCCGCGATGACGAGAGCGCCGAAGACTACGGCAAACGCGCCGCGCAAGCGCTGGAGGACGAGATCCTGCGGGTCGGCCCCGAAACCGTGATGGCCTTCATGGCGGAACCCGTGGTGGGCGCGACAGCGGGTGCACTTGCGCCAGCGCCCGGCTATTTCAAGCGGATCCGGGAAATCTGCGATAAATACGGTGTCCTTCTGATCCTTGACGAGGTCATGTGCGGTATGGGCCGCACCGGCACGCTTTTCGCCTGTGAACAGGATGGCGTGTCGCCCGACATCGTCTGCATCGCCAAGGGGCTGGGCGCGGGCTATCAGCCGATCGGCGCGATGCTTTGTTCCGCCGAGATCTATTCCGCCATCGAACAAGGCTCGGGCTTCTTCCAGCATGGCCACACCTATATCGGCCATCCGACTGCCGCGGCCGGCGGGCTTGCCGTGGTCAGTGCGATCCTCGAGCGTGGACTCGTGCCGCGGGTGCAGGCTCAGGGCGAGAAACTGGCGACCAAGCTTGCCGAGCGGTTCGAGCAGCACCCCCATGTGGGCGATCTGCGCGGGCGGGGCCTGTTCCGCGGCATCGAACTGGTCGAGGACCGCGCGACCAAAGCACCCTTCGATCCATCGCGCGGTGTTGCGGGCAAGATCAAGAAGGCGGCCTTTGAAGAGGGACTGATCTGCTACCCGATGTCGGGCACAATCGACGGGCGGCAGGGCGATCATATCCTGTTGGCGCCTCCCTTCATCGTTGAAGACGACCAACTCGACGAACTGATCGACAAGCTGTCACGCGCCATCGCGGCGGTGATCTGA
- a CDS encoding UPF0262 family protein, with the protein MTTARLTHVELDDSNLPPPTPEIEQERKVALFDLMEDNSFGLPGREDRPAPDGPYRLTLSIREKRLVFDVKTETGDPAAEFHLSLSPFRQAVKDYWQICESYFDAVKRLPPSQIEAIDMARRGIHNEGARILQERLDGKADLDIDTARRLFTLVCVLHHGG; encoded by the coding sequence ATGACCACCGCGCGCCTGACCCATGTGGAACTGGACGATTCCAACCTGCCCCCGCCCACGCCGGAGATCGAGCAGGAACGGAAGGTCGCGCTTTTCGACCTGATGGAGGACAACTCCTTCGGCCTGCCGGGGCGCGAAGACCGGCCAGCGCCGGACGGCCCCTATCGCCTGACGCTATCGATCCGCGAAAAGCGGCTGGTGTTCGACGTCAAGACCGAAACAGGTGATCCGGCGGCAGAGTTCCATTTGTCGCTGTCCCCGTTCCGGCAGGCGGTGAAGGACTATTGGCAGATCTGCGAAAGCTATTTCGACGCGGTCAAGCGCCTGCCCCCCAGCCAGATCGAGGCCATTGATATGGCCCGTCGCGGCATCCACAACGAAGGTGCGCGCATCCTGCAGGAACGGCTCGACGGTAAGGCCGATCTCGACATCGATACCGCGCGACGGCTGTTCACCCTTGTTTGCGTCTTGCATCACGGGGGTTGA
- the gabT gene encoding 4-aminobutyrate--2-oxoglutarate transaminase: protein MTTATKPRKPRSRPSPKTATTVAERATTVKTTTATPTASNAALWSRRDAAVARGVASAAPIFADRAENAELWDVEGNRYIDFAGGIAVLNTGHRHPKVVAAAKAQEDRFTHTSFQVVPYESYIALAEKLNALAPGDFAKKSLLVTTGAEAVENAVKIARAATGRPGVIAFTAGYHGRTLLTLGLTGKVSPYKKDVGPFPGDLYRVPFPSTRDKITVEDSLRALEMLFLTDAQPDRVAAIILEPVLGEGGYYPAPAELWQGLRAICDRHGILLIGDEIQSGFGRTGTWFAVEHSGVVPDLITVAKSMAGGYPLAGVIGRAEVMDALAPGGLGGTYGGNPVACAAALAAIEALDSEGLLTRSAALGDTMRTRFSEIGARVAPWRMWDIRGLGAMLAVEFVTDFETAAPDAALTKAVVAHALKRGLILLACGMHGNALRIMVPLTASDEIIEEGFAIFEAALADAIAETAAA from the coding sequence ATGACCACCGCCACGAAGCCGCGCAAACCGCGTTCCCGCCCTTCCCCCAAAACCGCCACAACGGTCGCAGAACGGGCCACGACCGTCAAAACCACAACCGCCACCCCGACGGCGAGCAACGCGGCACTCTGGTCGCGGCGCGACGCCGCGGTCGCCCGCGGCGTGGCCTCTGCCGCCCCGATCTTTGCAGACCGGGCTGAGAACGCAGAGCTTTGGGATGTCGAAGGCAACCGCTATATCGACTTTGCCGGCGGCATCGCGGTGCTGAACACAGGGCATCGTCACCCCAAGGTGGTCGCCGCCGCGAAGGCACAGGAAGACCGGTTCACCCACACTTCTTTCCAGGTCGTGCCGTACGAATCCTACATCGCACTGGCCGAGAAGCTGAACGCGCTGGCCCCGGGCGATTTCGCGAAGAAGTCCCTTCTGGTGACGACCGGCGCCGAGGCGGTCGAGAACGCCGTCAAGATCGCCCGTGCCGCCACCGGCCGGCCCGGCGTGATCGCCTTCACGGCCGGCTATCACGGCCGTACGCTGCTGACGCTGGGGCTGACCGGCAAGGTTTCGCCCTACAAGAAAGACGTAGGCCCGTTCCCGGGTGACCTCTACCGCGTGCCGTTCCCAAGCACGCGCGACAAGATCACCGTCGAGGATTCGCTCCGCGCGCTGGAAATGCTGTTCCTGACCGATGCGCAACCCGACCGAGTCGCGGCGATCATCCTCGAACCCGTCCTCGGTGAAGGCGGCTATTACCCGGCACCGGCCGAACTTTGGCAGGGGCTGCGCGCGATCTGCGACCGGCACGGTATCCTGCTGATCGGCGACGAGATCCAGTCGGGTTTCGGCCGCACCGGGACGTGGTTCGCAGTCGAACATTCCGGCGTCGTTCCCGATCTCATCACAGTGGCGAAAAGCATGGCGGGCGGTTACCCGCTGGCCGGCGTGATCGGCCGGGCCGAGGTGATGGACGCCCTGGCCCCCGGCGGCCTTGGCGGCACCTATGGCGGAAACCCGGTGGCCTGTGCCGCCGCGCTCGCCGCCATCGAGGCGCTGGACAGCGAGGGGCTGCTGACCCGCTCCGCCGCCCTGGGCGACACCATGCGCACACGGTTCTCCGAGATCGGCGCAAGGGTCGCGCCGTGGCGGATGTGGGACATCCGCGGCCTTGGCGCGATGCTGGCGGTGGAATTCGTCACCGATTTCGAAACCGCCGCGCCGGATGCCGCCCTGACCAAGGCAGTTGTGGCGCATGCGCTGAAACGGGGCCTGATCCTGTTGGCCTGCGGTATGCATGGCAATGCGCTGCGGATCATGGTGCCGCTGACGGCGTCGGACGAGATCATCGAAGAGGGGTTCGCGATCTTCGAAGCGGCCCTGGCCGACGCCATCGCGGAGACGGCGGCAGCCTGA